The Camelina sativa cultivar DH55 chromosome 14, Cs, whole genome shotgun sequence genome includes a window with the following:
- the LOC104741206 gene encoding 14-3-3-like protein GF14 iota, with translation MSSSGSDKERETFVYMAKLSEQAERYDEMVETMKKVARVNSELTVEERNLLSVGYKNVIGARRASWRIMSSIEQKEESKGNESNVKHIKGYRQKVEDELANICQDILNIIDQHLIPHATSGEATVFYYKMKGDYYRYLAEFKTEQERKEAAEQSLKGYEAATQAASTELPSTHPIRLGLALNFSVFYYEIMNSPERACHLAKQAFDEAIAELDTLSEESYKDSTLIMQLLRDNLTLWTSDLPEDGGEDNIKTDEPKQEQGKPAEATEN, from the exons ATGTCATCGTCAGGATccgacaaagagagagagacttttgtCTATATGGCTAAGCTCTCCGAGCAAGCCGAGCGATACGACG AGATGGTGGAGACGATGAAGAAAGTGGCGAGAGTGAACAGCGAGCTGACGGTGGAAGAGAGGAATCTGTTGTCGGTTGGTTACAAGAACGTGATCGGAGCAAGAAGAGCTTCGTGGAGGATAATGTCGTCGATCGAGCAGAAGGAAGAGTCCAAAGGCAATGAATCGAATGTGAAACACATCAAGGGTTATCGCCAAAAGGTAGAAGATGAGCTTGCCAACATTTGTCAAGACATTCTCAACATCATTGATCAGCATCTCATCCCTCACGCTACCTCAGGGGAAGCCACCGTCTTCTACTACAAGAT GAAAGGAGATTATTACCGTTACTTGGCTGAGTTTAAGACCGAGCAAGAGAGGAAGGAAGCCGCTGAACAGTCGCTCAAAGGCTATGAG GCTGCAACACAAGCTGCAAGTACTGAGCTTCCTTCGACCCATCCGATTCGTCTTGGTCTTGCACTtaacttctctgttttctacTATGAGATCATGAACTCTCCTGAAAG AGCTTGTCATTTGGCTAAGCAAGCCTTCGATGAGGCGATTGCGGAGTTAGATACTCTAAGTGAGGAGTCGTACAAGGACAGCACTTTGATCATGCAGCTCCTGAGAGACAACCTCACTCTCTGGACTTCTGATCTTCCTGAAGATGGAG GAGAAGACAACATCAAGACTGATGAACCCAAGCAAGAACAGGGTAAGCCTGCCGAAGCCACTGAG AACTGA
- the LOC104776638 gene encoding pentatricopeptide repeat-containing protein At1g26460, mitochondrial — MASHLFTRSRFSLLKTLKPNPTSTIRAISGTPFLSQDPQLATETTTDHETPNHQSNSTPLPPNPATGSPLYQENWRCPIPNTPSFNQSLVPLGFLNQAPAARIRALSETLDMNSLLNMFADWTASQRWSDMKQLFEFWVRSLDKNGKPNKPDVNLYNHYLRANLMMGASAADMLDLVAPMEEFSVAPNTASYNLVLKAMYQSRETDAAMKLLERMLLLGKESLPDDESYDLVIGMHFGSGKNDEAMKIMDLALKSGYMLSTTVFTECVRSCVARGRTDTLVSIIERCKAVDRNKSLCPSWILCNYIAEVAIQEDNSKLAFYAFEFMFKWITRGEMARPSVILSVDEGLVVAGLATAARTCSSSLVEGSWTILKQSLRGRKAANPASYIAKINAYASLGNLQKAFTTLHELESAYADSGKEVVEELLSPFTSLYPLVVACSKKGFETLDEVYFQLESLSKGDTPYKSVAALNCIILGCANTWDLDRAYQTFEAISASFGLTPNIDSYNALLYAFGKVKKTFEATNVFEHLVSIGVKPDSRTYSLLVDAHLINRDPKSALTVVDDMIKAGFEPSRETLKKLRRRCVREMDHENNDQVEELAKKFQIRMGTENRRNMLFNIDYSRGRALNN, encoded by the exons ATGGCGTCTCATCTCTTTACCCGATCCCGTTTCTCTCTCCTCAAAACCCTTAAACCCAATCCTACTTCAACCATCAGAGCCATTTCCGGTACACCATTCCTCTCTCAAGATCCTCAGCTCGCAACCGAAACAACAACAGATCACGAAACACCAAACCACCAATCAAACTCAACCCCTCTTCCACCTAACCCAGCAACGGGAAGCCCTCTTTACCAAGAGAATTGGCGTTGCCCGATCCCAAACACTCCTTCCTTCAACCAGTCTCTCGTCCCCTTGGGATTTCTAAACCAAGCCCCTGCTGCTCGAATCAGAGCTCTCTCCGAGACGCTTGACATGAACTCTCTTCTGAACATGTTTGCTGATTGGACCGCCTCGCAGCGTTGGTCCGATATGAAACAGCTTTTCGAGTTCTGGGTTCGATCGCTTGACAAGAATGGGAAGCCGAACAAGCCTGATGTTAACCTTTACAATCATTACCTTCGTGCTAATTTGATGATGGGTGCTTCGGCTGCAGACATGCTCGATCTTGTTGCGCCAATGGAAGAGTTCTCTGTTGCTCCCAATACTGCGTCTTATAATCTTGTCTTGAAGGCTATGTACCAGTCTAGAGAGACCGATGCTGCCATGAAGCTACTTGAACG GATGCTCCTGTTGGGGAAGGAGTCTCTTCCGGATGATGAATCATAtgatttggttattggaatGCATTTTGGTTCTGGGAAGAATGACGAAGCCATGAAAATTATGGACTTGGCACTCAAATCTGGTTATATGTTATCCACCACAGTCTTTACTGAATGTGTTCGTAGTTGTGTAGCCAGAGGTAGGACAGATACACTGGTCTCCATCATCGAAAGGTGCAAG GCTGTTGATCGGAACAAGTCCCTTTGCCCTAGCTGGATACTGTGTAATTATATTGCAGAAGTTGCAATTCAAGAGGATAATAGCAAGTTAGCATTTTATGCGTTTGAATTTATGTTCAAGTGGATCACTAGAGGCGAAATGGCTAGGCCCTCGGTTATTCTCTCTGTTGATGAAGGGTTGGTAGTAGCTGGTCTTGCAACTGCTGCTAGGACTTGTAGTTCATCTTTAGTGGAAGGATCATGGACGATTCTGAAACAGAGTCTGCGTGGGAGGAAGGCAGCTAACCCTGCATCTTACATTGCAAAGATAAATGCCTATGCATCGTTGGGGAATCTGCAAAAAGCTTTCACTACGCTTCATGAACTTGAATCCGCTTATGCAGACTCTGGAAAAGAAGTTGTGGAGGAATTGCTTTCACCTTTTACATCGTTATACCCGCTGGTTGTCGCGTGCTCTAAGAAAGGTTTTGAGACTTTGGATGAG GTATACTTCCAGTTGGAAAGTTTGAGTAAAGGTGATACTCCATATAAGTCTGTTGCTGCACTAAACTGTATAATTCTTGGCTGCGCAAACACATGGGATCTGGATCGCGCTTATCAGACGTTTGAGGCAATAAGTGCTTCCTTTGGACTGACTCCTAATATCGATTCATACAATGCTTTACTATATGCATTTGGAAAAGTCAAGAAG ACTTTTGAGGCCACCAATGTATTCGAGCATCTGGTTAGCATAGGTGTTAAACCTGATTCGCGGACGTATTCGTTGCTGGTTGATGCTCATCTCATTAACCGGGATCCCAAATCAGCTCTGACAGTCGTTGATGACATG ATCAAGGCTGGATTTGAACCCTCCAGGGAGACATTGAAAAAGCTCAGAAGGCGATGTGTGAGGGAAATGGACCATGAAAACAATGATCAAGTGGAGGAATTGGCCAAGAAGTTTCAGATCAGGATGGGAACAGAGAACCGCAGGAACATGCTGTTCAACATTGACTACTCCAGGGGCCGAGcactaaacaactaa
- the LOC104741207 gene encoding uncharacterized protein LOC104741207 has protein sequence MGGRTDESGGGKAKEEEQDGMSVHSPCKALPSSASSLSKEQSQVELELKLLEALEIYPPVKLKGIHRHFVLYGLMEYLGRSFDRQFTADEVLQLLDRFYNIDMLKSDDEDIDILNHEEDFTLPQSFFDKEEP, from the exons atgggtgGAAGAACGGACGAAAGTGGCGGAGGGAAAGCAAAAGAGGAAGAGCAAGACGGCATGTCCGTACACTCTCCCTGCAAAGCTTTACCTTCCTCCGCCTCCTCTCTCTCCAAG GAGCAGTCACAGGTTGAATTAGAGCTGAAGTTATTAGAAGCTCTTGAAATCTATCCTCCTGTTAAACTCAAAG GGATACATCGCCACTTTGTTCTTTATGGTCTGATGGAGTATCTCGGAagaag CTTTGACCGACAGTTCACAGCTGATGAGGTTCTTCAGCTACTTGATCGTTTCTACAACATCGACATGCTG AAATCAGACGATGAGGACATTGACATTCTGAATCATGAAGAAGATTTTACCTTGCCTCAGAGTTTCTTTGATAAGGAAGAACCATga
- the LOC104741209 gene encoding carbohydrate-binding X8 domain-containing protein-like, with amino-acid sequence MAVLLPLFLLSIMFTYSNAAVCVCKDASEPELQKVIDFACGGGADCTQIQTTGACYQPNTIKNHCDVAVNSYYQKKAPTGATCDFNGAAVISTSPPSTTSSCLSSSSSNGTPTTGNTSTGNSTAGTPGITNPTTGNSTGNSTTSTPTDDRPTSSSLAFPGNTMGPSSSTSGLGGGDPNAGEELSVRSTTIILLATIAAVALKV; translated from the exons ATGGCGGTTttgcttcctctgtttcttctctctatcaTGTTTACCTATTCAA ATGCGGCGGTTTGTGTATGCAAGGACGCGAGCGAGCCGGAACTTCAGAAGGTGATAGACTTCGCGTGCGGAGGAGGTGCTGACTGTACTCAGATTCAGACGACCGGAGCTTGTTATCAACCAAACACCATCAAGAACCATTGTGACGTCGCCGTTAACAGCTACTACCAGAAGAAAGCTCCAACCGGCGCCACCTGTGACTTTAACGGCGCCGCAGTCATCTCCACTTCCCCTCCTTCGA CTACTTCAAGCTGTTTATCTAGTTCCAG CTCCAACGGAACCCCCACAACCGGAAATACATCCACCGGAAATTCAACCGCCGGAACTCCAGGCATTACAAATCCAACCACAGGCAACTCCACCGGCAATTCAACAACCAGCACACCTACCGATGATAGGCCGACTTCGTCTTCGTTAGCATTTCCTGGAAATACTATGGGACCGTCAAGCAGCACCAGCGGTTTAGGTGGCGGTGATCCCAACGCTGGAGAAGAGCTCTCTGTCCGATCCACGACGATCATCTTACTAGCTACCATCGCTGCCGTGGCTTTGAAGGTTTAG